In Scophthalmus maximus strain ysfricsl-2021 chromosome 5, ASM2237912v1, whole genome shotgun sequence, the sequence TGGCCTCTGAACAAGAACAAGAGGATGAAGCAGGTTCCACTGAAACATCACATccaacaaaatacaacacaacaatcatacctctgtgtgtgtgtttgtgtgtgtgtgtgtgtgtgtctgcacttaCTTGTGAGCTTTGATGGACTTCAGGCACTCCCACTTCTTtgtgctccacacacacaggagtccgtcctctcctccactcagcaAATGGGACGTTCCATAAAACTCCAGGCAGGTGATGGTGCCTTTGCAATTACAGACACTGGATTAAATTTCTTTAGAGTTAAGCAAAAAAGGTAAAGATTTTTGTTGTGACGTACTTCTACGTCGTCAAGAAAACAATTAAAGTCTGTGAAGCTTGTCTGGATAAACGTACAGTTATTCATTTCAAACGACATCATGAATCAGTGTCCCACAGTGACTAGACCACAAGTGATGCAGGTGGTCTGGAGAAGTGGATATTAAATAAcgtgagagaagaaagaaagcaacTGGATTTCACAAATTTAGATAAAAGGATTGCTGGGTTTTaaggaaatgtaaaaatctgGAAAAGTCAACACAAGCCACGGgaatttaattgtttgtttaaaaagcATGTTGCATATCATTAAATTCTGAGTGTTAAAAGTGTTATTGAGCATGTCTTGTCTAGACAAATTCAAAAATTAATGATCATTATCAAATCCAAAgagagattatgtttttttgcacagtCTCATGAAATGATGGGCGTAAATAAAGCTATGGTCTGGAAGGTTACATATCTATTTTACTAAGTGTGCTAACTTCACTCCATCAACAAATCAGGGGGAAAAACCTTTAGATTGAATCTAAATTACCTTAATATGGATTTAGAGATGAATCTCATCCAGCATCCTCTGATCCTTGAGGAGGTTCAGACAATTAAGTTCTACATCTGGTAAATATGTGGCACTTTATAactaaaagttttttgttttcagacagttGGTGGTTTTTGTACTTATTAACATTTTGcatatttcctttttgtgtgtttaggtTATTTGACCACCTGCACATCACTGGTACTTTGTGTATCTTAAAATGTTCATGTGCGTGTGGATATATTATTATTGGGGAGTTGTGTCGACGGTCGCTTCATCTGTCCTGAGCAAAACAACAATTATATTGTGATGGCACTAAAACCCTAATAACTGTCTTCATCCTCAGCCACTTCCCATGTGCAGTTTCCTCTCTCACTGGACTGCATCTTTGAGATAAAATTGtcatatgaatattaaaacagaGACTTTCAGGAAGACCCCGTGTGAATTAAAACCAGTAACCCCAGAGATGCTCACCGTCGTGGTGCAGCAGAGCACCGTGCTCGACCCTCTTCTTCATGTCGTACAGCTGGATGGTCTCATCTCTGCTGCCCGTGACCACGAACCTCTCgctggccgccgccgccgagatGGAGGCTGAGTGGGCGTGATGCGTGAAGTCCGCCTTGGCTGTCCACTCCTGCatcacaaaaaatatgaataataatattatgaataataataatgctgatgatggtgataataataataataataataacaataataacacaacattaagtaggtatgtaggtaggtaAGAGTATGTGAgggacattttgatttgaaaattcaTATGCATGAAAACATGTGAGGGTactctctcccatcatctccaTTAAAGGgcactgaacttttttttcatcatttcaggtTGTTGTCAAATCTTCGACAGTGACATTTACAAAGATTACTATGataaagcaacaacaataagACTCCGACTTACATGTTCATCCGTTTTCACCCGGTAACCGAACACGACCTGCTCGTAGCTCCCGGCTACCAGCTCCAGCACCGCCGCCATGCTGCCGCTTAGCCACTTAGCCACTTAGCTtccttcagacttcagacttcttCTGTCCAAAATGCGTCACTTGGGTTTCAGTGACATCCAACACACAAGTtcaaccagacacacacacacacacacacgagagacgCAGCGGGACGTTACGACGTGAACGAGGACGGGGACGAAACTGAATCAAACGCCTCTGTTAGCTAAACACACGTCCACAGCCAAAACAACGTGTGAGGCTGTGGCTCATGCGCAAAAAGTATTAGCTGGCAGAGGtggtttttcaaaataaaagccggtttaaaaaagttatttctcTAATTTTGAGCAATTTGAGTAGTTGAGATATTTTGAATTTCCTTCTTGTGGGTGAAGTGGATGATTGTGGATTTTAATCAAAATTAcccatagatagatagatagatagatagatagatagatagatagataggaggatatattgtaaaataatcTTGAGGTTTCTTTTGAATATGTTAATTATCGTATAtccagtatatatatttgtggaTTGTGAGTTATTAGCCCAAATTTCCATCCATGTTGTTGGaacaacagctttttttttcaaatctttgattattttaccaaaatattaaaatgggtCAGTCTGTCAAGTCAGTGGCTTCAGTGGCTGTCACTGgcaaatatcataaatattgtttCATCTATTTCAGGAGCGGAAAATTTCATGCAATTTGTAAAAAACTTAATCCAAAGTGTTCATCTCTTCTTCTGCATTGATGACAAAAAGTCAGCTTGTTTGAGGGGGCGGGGCGTTGGCGTCTCCCCCGTCCTGTTATtggctgtgatgtcatgatCCACGCCTCAGATAACTGTCCCCATGAAACGGGAGGTTTGTCAGGGGATGTGAGAAGTACGACTAATCTTCTCCACACCACGGAAACATGGCAAGAGGGTAagtgttcctttttttgaatGCTCAATACAGGAGAACAACTTGtctttaaaaagtttattttctttagatctttttttttgcatgtttgtgatCAGCTGAGAGGTGACATTTTAGATCACAATGACTCTTTTCAAGACAGAAATATGTGATGTAAACACTGGCTGCGCATTTAACGTGACACTGctgatgtgtgttgttgtgaatAAGATGAAAACAAGTTTAGTTTCCAGTTTTCCAGAAGAGCACGTGGTTTGTGCAGAGGTTAAtatctggatgtttttgtttagtgTGAAAGCTGTtgtttggatgtttgtgtgtgtgaaagggtcTGGTAGTAATTACAGTTATGCAACAGTCAGGACATGCAGTTGATCAGAACCAGCCAACAACACTTGCAGCTGTTCTCTCCCTTGTGATATTCACATCTGATTTAAGAACAGAGAAGTTTCTGTCTCAGTATGTGCCCCTTCCTGTCATTTGCTTCTTactcatcttatttttttctactccCTCCAATGTGGCGGtaatctgtttgtgtgacagGAAGCGTGTGGCAGTTATTGAGCTTTTTGAATTTCTTCAATTtcagtgtctctttttctcAGCAATAAAAAAGAGGTATATCGTATGGTGAGATTGGGCCGatgcaaaaatgtttacatgcatgCTAATGAGGTATTTTTTGGTGAATTGACCCCTAAATATCAGACAAGGCTATACTATACATATCTTTCATACATTTCTAGCCTATATTTCAAACAATCAACATgttgaaacatgaaatatacaGTTTTTCGAGCCACAGCAACTTCCTGTTGAATACAATTATCTGGACGAGTAAATCAAGCGACACAATCTCATCAAAAGTTTGAGAAGGAGGGGGGTTTCCTTGACGACGTTAGCGCGTGTGATTGTTTAAACTGCTGAATTAATCATTGGCAgttaagaaaaaacagagaactCCCCCAGACCACATACTGGCTGTGAAAAGTATGAAGACAGACGTCCCCTTCATCACTTGTTCCTCCCAGGATATAACGTACAGCAGGACACCTCCCCTCCAACTCCACGTACAGTAGACGAAGGTTTGAATGTGGCCGTTTATTAAAAGCTGCtgctgggaaaaaacaaaacaaaaaactagcAGGTCAGTCAAGGATAACAAGGAAATCATCACgtcaatttaaaaatatcacaACCTATAGGTAATCATTTATAGattaagaaaatatgtttatcGTTGAACTTTTAAACCATTAGAGTAGGCAGGCTggctgttttacattttttgtaagtATTTTCTATTCATATTCTACTAATATTTCTTgcgttcatttattttctttgcctCTTCACAGTCAACAGGCCAACCAGGAGCTCGCTGAGGTGCTAAACCAACTCTGGCAACTGGACAGCAACCGCCTCCGGCCGGGGACGGACTACATCATTTCCCTACAGGTCGGCTCCAGAAGTCTTTGCTTCTCTGCAATGCAAAACATCCAGCCAAGGATAAAGACGCTATTTGCAAACCCCAATCTTGTTTGCCATTCGTGGCATGGACTCCACAAGATGTTGGCAATATTCTGGTCCATGTAACTGGGGactgtcatgtgtcatgtttaTGATAACAGTTTGAAACGACATGGTGCATTGTCATGCTGGAAgtagccattagaagatggaTAAACTGTGGCCATAAGTGATTCACATCTAAACACCATCGTCAGGTCAAAACTTTACGGTTTCCCAAAAAAGTTTGCAATTCTTTAGTGTATGGTTAAAGCCTAGCATGCCAAGCAGCACACATGCGAAAGACATGGCGGTGAACATGCTGAAAGCAACACAGAGTCTTAGCACAGCCTGACAGGACCTTGTTAGGCCCCACCCATGCTTAGATTGTGCAAGGAATCGGCAGTATTGCAAATTCTGACCAACACCGCTTGCtgatgtctgtctgtgcatgtgtttcatcCAGGGGAGGGCAGGTTATGTGGCTCAGGGGAGTAACTATGCCAGAGACAGAGCCAGGGCTCCACTCTTCACATACGTCAACGAAGACAAACTCAAGAGTATCGAAACATACGCACGTGAGTTCACGCAGTctatgtcattttgtttttcaatttaccCATTGCACGTGCCTGTTTGCTAGAACCACATTTACGCACTTTTAACAAGCTCGTGTCATTTACATGCAGATTTCATCAACTTGCTGGACAACTATGAGATGTCCACGGGCGTGTCAGAGACGGTCActtcagaggagctgcaggagaacaaGCTCTTCATCAATTCCTTACTGGAGACGGATGTCATGAAGGTGCAGTGACTCTCAGAGAGCCGAGTGGGTCTGGGAAACACACCTGTCATCATAATACAGTTACGACACACTGATTCTACACTGCAGCTGTTCACACATCCTGGTTACCGCCGGCAACGCTGAAAGAGCGTCAGGCTGTTTTTCACTGATGAGTTTCAGGACTCTCTAGTTACAGGTAAAATCAGGCCCAACAATTTTATCTTAGCATGATAGCATGATATTAAGTATTAAGTGAATTAGTCTTTTCCACTATGATAAGAAGCATTTTAACacagaagaaaatattcacattaaataaCAGCTACAGATTTTCTGTGTTTACCTTCAAAACTCTAGATTATTATTGTGCAACTTTACACCATATGCTATCACAATATAAAATACCATAACATCTCTTTTTCACTAGAGTTTGTTGGGGAAATATAACTGTATTATGATAATTATTTCAATTCTGTATATACCTGTTTGTTTGCTGTATGTCCATATTCTATCTGTTAATGtagttacatttattaaattgCTCAATAAGAATTTAAATCTGTTAACGAGATAATCTTGACCGTTTTTTGCACTTATCTTATTGTGTatagaaatgtttaaaaccGCTTCCAAGGtcaataattacatttctgtttcaaaTGGTACAATGTTTTTAGCCTGACAAACTGTCTCATCTGTCAATATGTGCCGTTTGCAGTAGTCTGTGCTTCTGATGTTTCTTCAAACCACTTGAAAGCCTCAAAAGGTCATTACacgttgtttattttctctcttcgcAGTGCGCTCACAAGTATCTGGTCCGGATGGGGCAATCGCCATCAGACCCCGCACAGTTCAAAAGACAGCTGTATGACATCTGGTTCCGTCTCTACCAcagggagagaggtggagggtgaGTTCTAACTGGAGTAGCATTCAGCTCATCTACATTTAAACCATTGTTTTGGCCCATTGCATTGTGTTTATGTTAAGTTATTGTAACTGTATGCAATGGCCATGCTTGGAGGCTGAATAGAGGGGGAAAAGATAAATataaaaggaggaaaatatcTTTACTTAAGGTCGAAACAACAGATTTTTCCTCAAACTTTTAATTGCTTATAGTTATCGTTGGTTCCTAAGGTTATGGTTAGTTGTCATCCGACAACTGCTCTGCAACATACCTTTTTAACTATATCAACAATCTCCAAGGTCCAACATGAACATtcacacaaaagagaaaataatgtaattggATGTCACTGGGTGGAAttcatcattttattaatttatttttaagagaATCTTAAAGTCAATTCAAAAAAATCAtgtctttttgaattttttgactgtttttttttataaagagaGTAGCAGGTTGTTTAACCTTAAATGGCACTTTCTTAAGGCAACAGAAGATACGATATAATCTCTAATTGGACAAACGGGGACGTGCAAGGACACTTAATAAACCTGCCACTAAACATACTGACCTTATTCTCTTCATAGTGAAGATTCTTGCGGATTTGAACACGTGTTCGTTGGAGAAACCAAATTTGGCCAGGAGATCATGGGTCTTCACAACTGGGTCCAGTTCTACCTGCAGGAAAAACACGGCCACGTTGACTACAAAGGTTACAAAGCAAGagacaacaaagacacagtaagaaaatgttcacattgaaCAGAAAATACCAGAATGTTTTTCTCTTATGAACTTTTTAttatgtcattgtttttatagCCTGACGAAGACGACCATGTCCTGAACCTGCAGTTCAGCTGTAAGGGCTTGGTGAAACCCGTTGGCGGCTGCTTCATTGGCGTCAGTCCGGAGTTCGAGGTGGCCCTCTTCaccatcatcttcctcatgtCCACTGAGAAGATGACGTCTGTGGTGGTGAAGGTGGACGAGTACAAGCTGGAGCTGGTCGTGTATCGGCACGGCCGGTCCATCGGCACGTCTTTCCCCAAACTgctcagcagcaacaacagggATTTGTAATAattcacatgttttttgttgttacaAATCTTTGGCTTCATGTCTATACAGCATAATCTGAAAACATACCTGGATCAGGTTCTCTTTGCACTAAATGTCAGGCTTTAACTATCTATACCGAGCAGAGGCTTGATATGATGGAAGGAATATAAGTCGTTATTAATCACATTTCTATGATCTTCTTTGTACAATTGTGTGCAATcgtatattattttatataaaaccTTCTCTGTTTACGATCTAGTTGTTACATGTTCATTATCCCCTAATAGCTGTCTATGTAGGAaacgtttttgttgttgttgccctgATCTCCGTCTGTCAGGCAGCAGGCGCGAGGGCTGAAACGAAACTAAAAGTTACAGATTTTACCATAAATCGTTTTACTCCAGGTATAATTTTAATCACACAACAatctgccacaaaaaaaaattcagtagtGCTTTAGTAACCTGGCAGCACTATCACCGGACAacagttttctgtaaaaaaaaaaaaaagaagaatgaataaccttatttttgatttatattgttttaaaatcaaGTGCCTCGTATCATTGAATATATTCCAAGTGTTTTCTTTGCCAGTGACGGTAAAACCCCAATTACATTTTGAGATGAAAGTTAAAGATTaagaattatatataatttttaggTACTCGTATTAAGTATTTCCATGTTGTGCTATTGTATACTTTTatgtgattttactgcactacTTTTACTGTAGTTAGAATTATTGTTTAGATTAAGatttttcattatcaaacaTGTGACGCttatgaaataaatgacaaagtctcaaattattgtttaaggtcaaattatatatttttgacatttcacagactAATGTAACTGTCCTTCAATAAATCCTACCTGCATGAATAATATaaagtgttgtttcttttagaGAGGACTTTGATTCAACTGTCTGGTCCTTTTGGAGGATGTTATGTAATGTGTGGTGTTGTTTATTTAGGCTGTTgctgttttgcattttacaaaaataGTTTCTCTACTTTGCCTACCCATgtagacagaaaaataatctttgtaataaaattgttttttttacaaagaaatgtCACAGATGTGACAGGAATGATTGAGAAGCTGAAGGTTTAATCAATGACCAGGGAAGTAGAGTGGTACAAATAAATCCACAGATCAACTGacaatgaatataaaaaataaaaaattcaaacactACTACTAATTATATAAATGGGGGATGACAAACTAATACAATCCACTGATAGACGGTATTAGATTTATCTACAGTAGGTGTACGTAATAAACTGCCAAACTGAGTGTAGAACACAAACTTGTGTACACTTCACACTGAagttgtgttttccttcttccttaCTCCAGAAATCACCTTGCCAATGTCAAATGTGACAAATGCCAGTCAAggtcactttttttctgcaggacgAGTACTTTTACTGAATTTTACTTGTAACAGTtgtggtattagtacttttTGAGGACATGCACACTCCTTTTAAAATGCAGTAACCACCTTCaactcagacatgcactgacagCCCCCCatacgcacgcgcgcacacacacacacacacacgcacacacacacacacacacacacaaacaattcatTCAACATACATATTTATGGACAATGTGCAATCTGGTAAATGTGCAATTATGGACAATGTACAATCATTACTAGCATAACCATCCGTTTAAAGTGCCTGCGAGTCATTACTCAGGGGAGCAAGTGTCTAACGCGCCTCGCCTGGGACACTCCCTCGCTCTGCGCATGCGCATTCAATCACCAGACCGCAGAGATGAGACGGTTGTTGTGAGAACTGCCCGGTGAAcgagcaggtacacacacacacacacacacacacactctcacacacactcacgttgTCCGGGGCGGACAGAACTGTCCGTGTCGCTCCACCTCACCGACCGCGACTGACGACTTTTCCCCCCGCGGATAAACTTTCTGAGCTAAGAGACAAGTAGCGTGGCTAGCTAGCGGCTAGTAGCCGCTCGGCTAACGTCACCGACGGTTGGCAGCTCGCTCGCGACGTGTCTGTTCGGGAGCCACCTGACAACCGCTCACATGATTCCAACTACTGCGGCCAGCTGCTCCTGGTACCAGCAGGAAAGgacaacaaataataaatcaaatctgaatGTCTTCCGTGTTTTACAGGTGTATTTCGGATCCTGTCGCCGAGGGGAGGCTcgtcaaacaacaacaacaacaacaacaacaacaacaacaacaacaacatgtttggTAAGAAGAAGAGAGCACCGCAGCCCAGAGGCaaaggagctgctgcagccaagcaggtaaaaaaaaagcagatgttgAATACTGTTGgattaaacacaaaatatatgcTTCATCAGCTTCTTCTGTCTTTGAACTTCTCCTCCTCAATGGTAGTTGAAGTATTGCCTCCATATGAATCCTATACTAGGGTAAAAACACAGGTAGTTATTTATTAGTTGTTTATCTAACAAGGACTATAGACAATACAAGTGTGGTATCAGATGTAAGTCAGCGATTAACAAGCGATAATCTGTCGTTGCCTGGCAGAGGCCACCGCGTGTTCAGCAGGTGGCAGAAGTACAAGATAACAATattagattaatcgattagttgtttggtccagaaaatatcataaaatggtgaaaaatgtccattgtgtttcccaaaccccaagatgatgttttgttttgttcacacaccaaatatatttagttcactgtcacagtaaccagcacatattcacatttaagattctgaaatcagagaattatgaattgttgtttttttcataaaaacttgaACCGAGTAAtcgattttcaaaatagttggcgattaatttagtagtcgatcactaatcgattaatcgatcatctgttgcagctctaaacgaTATTAATAATGATGAGTTTGATTCATGTGGCACTGCAGCTCACGGTGCTTTACATGAAACGGGtagtaaaaacataattttgggCCTAATTTGAttttaacacaaaacaagactttGCATTTCATAAGATACAAGAGTATGTGATAGTGTTAATCTGACACATAACTATTAACTATATCTGCCAGCTAAATGTAGTGTAATAAGAGTACAATACTACACTCTGAAAtctattataaataataatgattatataaGTATAAAGTaggataaaatataaatacaagtaCAAATTTAGAAAAAGCTCCTCAAATATTctacctaaaaaaaatacagtacttgaatattgattgattgactgacaaTACTTTGTCAAACATGTTGGAATTTGTCTTGCATCACTACAGCAGCTCCATTTGCCACTCaaaatccaacaaaacaaaggatTCATAGAtttaacatcatataacatccATAAAAGACAGTTACATATTTCTGATTTGGAATAAAGTTCCATATTTAATTCTAGGATTGACACAAAGGAGTGCCCTAATAAATCGTGAAACCCTGTATCTTCAGTTCAACTGTTTACAACATGAGTCAGAGGAGTCAGAGACAAAGTTATTGGCCAGCCTTAAAATGTTCTTGTGGTCAACGGAGTCATTGAGTTTCTGAACTCTTCTGTACTTTGTTACTTTCTGAAGAGGGAGTGACGTGTATGTTTTGCGTCCTTGCTTTCAGATGGGTCTGTTTGTGGACCTGGGCCCCGAGGAGATGATGATGGGTATGGAGGAGGAGAATCTGGACGACTCAGACCTGGAGGCCGAACTTGCTACGATCACCGGAGATAAAGCTGCTGCCACAGGGAGAGCGAGGCAGAAGGGGAAGAGTGAGTTATGATTTACAGTCCCAAACAATCCCCATTGAAACATCCAGTAAGACTAATGTTTGAATGAACAGAGGAATCTGCAGAATACGGTGTTTTGTGAGATACAGTGAACAAATTTTTTAGTTTTCCACGAACATCGTCTTGTGTTGTAAGACTTTCTGCAACAACATGTTTCTGCAGATTCATTGTCCTCAGAGAGTGTTAATGCAATTTTTCTTGCCACTGTATCCTCTAATGACTCTGCTGTGTAATTAAGTATAAAGTATTTTATCATGTGACATGTGCTGCCGatgtcacacacaaactcgGCTCGACATACTTAtaactgtgtctttgtgttttcaggccCCTTACCCATGGAAGACATCGCAAGAATGGCTGACGAGTGTATGAGAGACGTTGACgaagatgacgacgacgatAACGTGGAAGACGACGAAGATCTGATGGTTGGTGTTTGCATATATTCATCTTTTTAGCACCAGACGCATGTTTTGAATGTTAGATGTTCATGTTAGAAGAAGTAGCTCTACAACAAATGTACGTTATTATGGGTTAAGCCCACACGAAGGAAACTGAATTGATTGTAGGCCTTGTGGctgttggacacacacacacacacacaaactgaatgGTCAATTATAGTACATATGCGTTTTCATATGACAAATTTctcaaatacacagacacacagctaaTCTGGGATGTCAGTTTGTAGGCATAAGACTCACATTTAAGATTTTTCatattaatgtaatttattcTTTCTTATAAAGTACCTTTAGGTCACACGTAAGCCATTTCAAAATGGAatgcgatattattattattaacttatATTTTACTTTCTAAAAGCTTAACTGTTGCATGTGCACGACTCGTTAATGATTCCCATTCATACAAGAGTGAGAATGTCATGTctcatttcatatttgaaattTTTACGTAATTGGCAAATGTAAGGGATTTTTCACAAGACCTGAATCAAGCAATAaaagctgcaaaataaaaaaaagatttagaatAAACtaatatttgataaatatttaaaacaggaGAATAGAAGTAAGAAAGTCCCAAATTTAATTCTATAGATGgcagaagaaaatggaaaatgcatacatttttttaaagcatcactTTGAAAGAATTCAGAGTTTGTGCAGACGTTTTttggagtttgttccagatatgtggtGCATAAAGTTCGGGCCTGGGGAC encodes:
- the LOC118311714 gene encoding uridylate-specific endoribonuclease C, giving the protein MARGQQANQELAEVLNQLWQLDSNRLRPGTDYIISLQGRAGYVAQGSNYARDRARAPLFTYVNEDKLKSIETYAHFINLLDNYEMSTGVSETVTSEELQENKLFINSLLETDVMKCAHKYLVRMGQSPSDPAQFKRQLYDIWFRLYHRERGGGEDSCGFEHVFVGETKFGQEIMGLHNWVQFYLQEKHGHVDYKGYKARDNKDTPDEDDHVLNLQFSCKGLVKPVGGCFIGVSPEFEVALFTIIFLMSTEKMTSVVVKVDEYKLELVVYRHGRSIGTSFPKLLSSNNRDL